The following proteins are encoded in a genomic region of Arcobacter suis CECT 7833:
- the abc-f gene encoding ribosomal protection-like ABC-F family protein codes for MALIDLQNISKQYDTKVILKDANFTLNHGQRIAVIGQNGQGKSTLFKIIMKQTEPDSGEMAIDKSLKIEMLDQQPKFKANLNVRDAIENQLAELKSAKNEYEKITNQLMTDYENEDLIRRQSELASFLEFHNAWDLDNMIERVLVEFQLKQYEFKDVNLLSGGEQRRVSLAGLLLKKPDVLLLDEPTNHLDVYMVEFLEQLLLKNNFTLLFISHDRYFIDNIATSVVEVDGGVLRKFNGGYSSYLEQKEHLLENMQKEHENLIRLVKREAHWMQHGVTARRKRNERRKSEYFDLKQKARSNPAAIRKMSLELQREQKSFNTDDNQKNKKKMLYELDDVCKSLGDKKLIIDFTTRILQKDTIAIVGPNGSGKSTLLKIFMEKMKIDSGAFKKGDFEIGYFDQQRESLDDNRNLLETFCPNGGDRVVLQDGRNMHVFGYLKNFLFPREYLDKKVGVLSGGEKNRVALALLFTKKVDCLILDEPTNDLDIPTINILEEYLQNFQGALIFVSHDRYFVDKIAKKLFVFQGNGHIMESFQPYSEYLEIEKELKELDNLESEIAKEAISEKVAPTVKKQTKLSYKDQREYDMLPKELEDLELKLQEINACLMNPKCYEQKGIVAMSQELDATKEIYEQKVERFLELEELIESFNS; via the coding sequence ATGGCTTTAATAGACTTACAAAACATTTCAAAACAATACGACACAAAAGTTATTTTAAAAGATGCAAATTTTACTTTAAACCATGGGCAAAGAATTGCTGTTATTGGTCAAAATGGACAAGGTAAATCTACACTTTTTAAAATAATTATGAAACAAACAGAACCTGATAGCGGTGAAATGGCTATCGATAAATCTCTAAAAATCGAAATGCTTGACCAACAACCAAAATTTAAAGCAAATCTAAATGTAAGAGATGCCATAGAAAACCAATTAGCTGAATTAAAATCTGCTAAAAATGAATATGAAAAAATCACCAACCAACTAATGACTGATTATGAAAATGAAGATTTAATACGAAGACAAAGCGAACTTGCTTCTTTTTTAGAGTTTCACAATGCTTGGGATTTGGACAATATGATTGAGAGAGTTTTAGTGGAATTCCAACTAAAGCAGTATGAGTTTAAAGATGTAAATCTTTTAAGTGGAGGAGAACAGCGTCGAGTTAGTCTTGCTGGATTATTACTTAAAAAACCAGATGTTTTACTTTTGGATGAACCTACAAATCACCTTGATGTTTATATGGTTGAGTTTTTAGAACAACTACTTTTAAAAAACAATTTCACTTTACTTTTTATCTCACATGATAGATATTTTATTGATAATATTGCAACTTCTGTTGTTGAAGTTGATGGTGGAGTTTTACGAAAGTTTAACGGTGGTTACTCTTCATATTTAGAACAAAAAGAGCATCTTTTAGAAAATATGCAAAAAGAGCATGAAAATTTAATCAGGCTTGTAAAAAGAGAAGCCCATTGGATGCAACATGGTGTAACTGCTCGAAGAAAAAGAAATGAAAGAAGAAAATCAGAGTATTTTGATTTAAAACAAAAAGCTCGTTCAAATCCAGCAGCTATTAGAAAAATGTCACTAGAACTTCAAAGGGAACAAAAATCTTTTAATACAGATGACAATCAAAAAAATAAAAAAAAGATGCTTTATGAACTTGATGATGTTTGCAAAAGTTTAGGTGATAAAAAATTAATTATTGATTTTACAACTAGAATTTTACAAAAAGATACTATCGCTATTGTGGGTCCCAATGGAAGTGGAAAATCAACGCTACTTAAAATTTTTATGGAAAAAATGAAAATAGATAGCGGAGCATTTAAAAAAGGTGATTTTGAAATAGGATATTTTGACCAACAAAGGGAATCTTTGGATGATAATAGAAATTTATTAGAGACTTTTTGTCCAAATGGAGGAGATAGGGTTGTCCTACAAGATGGCAGAAATATGCACGTTTTTGGATATTTGAAAAATTTCTTATTTCCAAGGGAATATCTTGATAAAAAAGTTGGAGTTTTAAGTGGTGGAGAAAAAAATAGAGTTGCACTTGCCCTACTTTTCACAAAAAAGGTTGATTGTTTAATCCTAGATGAGCCAACAAATGACTTAGATATTCCAACAATTAATATTTTAGAAGAGTATTTACAAAACTTCCAAGGTGCTTTGATTTTTGTATCACACGATAGATATTTTGTAGATAAAATTGCAAAAAAACTTTTTGTATTTCAAGGAAATGGTCATATTATGGAGAGTTTCCAACCATATAGTGAATATTTAGAAATTGAAAAAGAGTTAAAAGAATTAGATAATCTTGAAAGTGAAATAGCAAAAGAAGCAATATCTGAAAAAGTTGCACCAACTGTTAAAAAACAGACAAAGTTATCATATAAAGACCAAAGAGAATATGATATGTTGCCAAAAGAACTTGAAGATTTAGAGTTAAAACTTCAAGAGATAAATGCTTGTTTGATGAATCCAAAATGTTATGAACAAAAGGGAATTGTAGCCATGTCGCAAGAACTTGATGCTACAAAAGAGATTTATGAACAAAAAGTTGAAAGATTTTTGGAACTAGAAGAGTTAATAGAAAGCTTTAATTCTTAA
- a CDS encoding GatB/YqeY domain-containing protein, with amino-acid sequence MSLKEQLKEDLKTAMRDKEVVKRDSIRAINTMIKQIEVDERKDLNDEDVIKLIQKGIKQREESISQYKAASRDDLVEQEQAQVDIFMLYLPTQVSDEELEAGMKEIVSQVGATSMKDIGKVMGNATKKFAGVADGKRINEMVKKLLG; translated from the coding sequence ATGAGTTTAAAAGAACAATTAAAAGAAGATTTAAAAACTGCAATGAGAGATAAAGAAGTAGTAAAGAGAGACTCTATAAGAGCCATAAATACTATGATTAAACAAATTGAAGTTGATGAAAGAAAAGATTTAAATGACGAAGATGTTATTAAATTAATTCAAAAAGGTATCAAGCAAAGAGAAGAATCAATTTCTCAATATAAAGCTGCTTCAAGAGATGATTTAGTTGAACAAGAACAAGCTCAAGTTGATATATTTATGTTATACCTTCCAACTCAAGTAAGCGATGAAGAATTAGAAGCAGGAATGAAAGAAATAGTTTCTCAAGTTGGAGCAACTTCTATGAAAGATATTGGAAAAGTTATGGGAAATGCTACAAAAAAATTTGCAGGTGTAGCAGATGGAAAAAGAATTAACGAAATGGTTAAAAAACTTTTAGGATAA
- a CDS encoding GGDEF domain-containing protein, producing the protein MNNEFESILSQLSDEEKKEVNQNNIDLPEKFIPLLLKRVHPQNVQQLASLIKQSVLPSICPKTDDEIDQLFSKVEKEPNLLFDKKIQNKIEDFINKRFERDKKIVIERTSDISKLVLLMEEYLNEAISSSGSGSKNVFNIKEKIVAMNIQENGLESLTKLQNELINAATSIEKEMNEVSNKLENGKTKVQELEEKVKTLEDELNRTKTENMKDHLTGLLTRKAFSEEIKRIDSAYERIKTQYAVIFFDLDHFKKLNDTYGHECGDVVLSTFGKILNKSVREHDIVGRYGGEEFVAIIHFNLNRELLQFLKRIKTIVTENSFLYKEKKIKVTFSAGVAIRSSYATYENTLQKADMLLYQAKENGRNKIILENGMEI; encoded by the coding sequence ATGAACAACGAGTTTGAAAGTATTTTAAGTCAGTTAAGTGATGAAGAAAAAAAAGAAGTAAATCAAAATAATATTGATTTACCTGAAAAATTTATTCCTCTTTTATTAAAAAGAGTTCATCCACAAAATGTTCAACAATTAGCATCTTTAATTAAGCAGTCGGTTTTACCATCAATCTGTCCCAAAACAGATGATGAAATTGATCAATTGTTTTCAAAAGTGGAAAAAGAACCTAATCTTTTATTTGATAAAAAAATACAAAATAAAATTGAAGATTTCATAAATAAAAGGTTTGAAAGAGATAAAAAGATTGTAATCGAAAGAACTTCTGATATTTCTAAACTTGTTTTATTAATGGAAGAGTATTTAAATGAAGCAATATCAAGCAGTGGTTCTGGTTCTAAAAATGTTTTTAATATTAAAGAAAAAATAGTAGCAATGAATATTCAAGAAAATGGTTTAGAATCTCTTACAAAACTACAAAATGAACTTATAAATGCGGCAACATCAATTGAAAAAGAGATGAACGAGGTAAGCAATAAATTAGAAAATGGTAAAACAAAAGTTCAAGAACTTGAAGAAAAAGTTAAAACACTAGAAGATGAACTAAATAGAACAAAAACAGAAAATATGAAAGATCATCTAACAGGTCTTTTAACAAGAAAAGCATTTAGTGAAGAAATTAAAAGAATTGATAGCGCTTATGAAAGAATCAAAACTCAATATGCTGTAATATTTTTTGATTTAGACCACTTTAAAAAACTAAATGATACTTATGGACATGAGTGTGGGGATGTTGTTTTATCAACTTTTGGAAAAATTTTAAATAAAAGTGTAAGAGAACACGATATTGTTGGAAGATATGGTGGAGAAGAGTTTGTAGCTATTATTCACTTTAATTTAAATAGAGAATTATTACAGTTTTTAAAAAGAATAAAAACTATTGTAACTGAAAATAGTTTTTTATATAAAGAGAAAAAAATCAAGGTTACTTTCTCAGCAGGAGTTGCTATAAGAAGCAGTTATGCTACTTATGAAAATACTCTACAAAAAGCTGATATGCTATTATATCAGGCAAAAGAGAATGGAAGAAATAAAATTATTTTAGAAAATGGAATGGAGATTTAA
- a CDS encoding sensor histidine kinase has product MINNKYEIKYILIQVLLTLLIAFIPIYFYLDASFENQNIKDKMDLKNHAYSVISKIDSFEKENSSIFYYPRSNIYFSGIFDKNNQVIFSLLKTNNMDFFDEFLINKNEICYKNYLNENIFEAKFLVVCKEIDNSQVIYNAIILILSISCFMFLSSFFIIKQSIEPYKRLNQYLDDFLKDAMHELKTPIGVARINVDMLQMRLKNDKYILRIKSALKNMSVIYEDLEYYMQQNMVKDEKTDINFSLFLERRIEFFNDLVISKNIKFTKNLQNDIHIIFNELELYRIIDNNISNAIKYSKDGSNIEISLHKEDNKIKLMFKDEGIGIKDKSKIFERYYRGDKITGGFGIGLSIVKNICVKNKINIEVESQVNKGTTFIYLFD; this is encoded by the coding sequence TTGATAAATAATAAATATGAAATTAAATATATATTAATTCAAGTTTTATTGACTTTATTGATTGCTTTTATTCCAATATATTTTTATTTGGATGCTTCTTTTGAAAATCAAAATATAAAAGATAAAATGGATTTAAAAAATCATGCTTATTCTGTAATTTCTAAAATAGATAGTTTTGAAAAAGAGAATAGTTCAATTTTTTATTATCCTCGTTCAAATATATATTTTTCTGGTATTTTTGATAAAAATAATCAAGTGATTTTTTCATTATTAAAAACAAATAATATGGATTTTTTTGATGAGTTTTTAATAAATAAAAATGAGATTTGTTATAAAAATTATTTAAATGAAAATATTTTTGAAGCAAAATTTTTGGTCGTTTGCAAAGAAATTGATAACTCACAAGTAATATATAATGCAATTATTTTGATTCTGTCTATTAGTTGTTTTATGTTTTTATCTTCATTTTTTATTATCAAACAAAGTATTGAACCATATAAAAGATTAAATCAATACTTAGATGACTTTCTAAAAGATGCAATGCATGAATTAAAAACTCCAATAGGAGTTGCCAGAATAAATGTAGATATGCTACAAATGCGACTAAAAAATGATAAATATATCTTGCGAATAAAATCTGCTTTAAAAAATATGTCAGTTATTTACGAAGATTTAGAATATTATATGCAACAAAATATGGTAAAAGATGAAAAAACAGATATAAACTTTTCACTTTTTTTAGAAAGAAGAATAGAGTTTTTTAATGATTTAGTAATCTCAAAAAATATCAAATTTACAAAAAATTTACAAAATGATATTCATATAATTTTTAATGAATTAGAACTTTATAGAATTATTGATAATAATATTTCAAATGCAATAAAATATTCAAAAGATGGTTCTAATATTGAAATATCTTTACACAAAGAAGATAATAAAATTAAACTAATGTTTAAAGATGAGGGAATTGGTATAAAAGACAAATCAAAGATTTTTGAGCGATATTATAGGGGTGATAAAATCACAGGTGGTTTTGGAATAGGGCTTAGTATTGTTAAAAATATTTGTGTGAAAAATAAGATTAATATTGAAGTTGAATCTCAAGTAAATAAAGGAACGACCTTTATTTACTTATTTGATTAA
- a CDS encoding response regulator transcription factor → MKILLLEDDYLYKVSIKEFLQELDFIVDDFENGDDALDAVFTNSYDLLLLDIRVPGMDGFSLVETIRKEGLNTPIIILTSLTDITNLSRGYDLGCNDYIRKPFDLIELKFRIEQLIKNSCFKTLDDSIEIPPNYKFDVKKNILFKDDLQIDLSFKESELVSFLVQNRGFFVSIETLHERIWENKDISYSDIRMCIKRIREKTCKDFIKTKRFVGYKIDK, encoded by the coding sequence ATGAAAATTTTACTACTTGAAGATGATTATTTATATAAAGTATCCATAAAAGAGTTTTTACAAGAACTGGATTTTATCGTAGATGACTTTGAAAATGGTGATGACGCTTTAGATGCTGTTTTTACAAATAGTTATGATTTGCTTCTTTTAGATATTAGAGTGCCTGGAATGGATGGTTTTAGTTTGGTTGAAACTATTAGAAAAGAGGGATTAAATACTCCAATTATTATTCTTACTTCTTTGACAGATATAACAAATCTTAGTCGAGGTTATGATTTAGGGTGTAATGATTATATTAGAAAACCTTTTGATTTGATTGAATTAAAATTTAGAATAGAACAACTAATTAAAAATAGTTGTTTTAAAACTTTAGATGACAGTATAGAAATACCGCCAAATTACAAATTTGATGTGAAAAAAAATATTTTATTTAAAGATGATTTACAAATAGATTTGAGTTTCAAAGAGAGTGAACTTGTCTCTTTTTTAGTTCAAAATAGAGGATTTTTTGTCTCTATTGAGACTTTACATGAAAGAATTTGGGAAAATAAAGATATTTCATATTCTGATATTAGAATGTGTATAAAAAGAATTAGAGAAAAGACCTGTAAAGATTTTATTAAAACCAAACGATTTGTAGGATATAAAATTGATAAATAA
- a CDS encoding cache domain-containing protein — translation MSKTYKNFTLLFVLVIAILFYFLYKYNNKIEQNQVDILVSNRVEIVQNELTNQKNHALSLAILFSKNQNIISFLENNKPKELKKELLSSLENIKNYTNINNIQIQVHTKDLKVFVRSWEDKDTGLSLESFRKGLIKVKETQEPFVSNELGKRFNIKAISPIFNQKNEYIGTLEIILDYSDLRNRLKYMGIEIIPLLKKEFLPIATSHQEDNSLHDFVIIQNDYDKKFYDLLLRNKNYLTNEIFYYEYNNRIITQIPLGDIDLKSVGILMICFDKNEQNFKYLPKYEYLGEINSKDTNFKNNFLKEKKEIIIK, via the coding sequence TTGAGTAAAACATATAAAAATTTCACTTTACTTTTTGTTTTAGTTATAGCTATTCTTTTTTATTTTTTATATAAATACAACAATAAAATAGAACAAAATCAAGTTGATATTTTGGTTTCAAATAGAGTTGAAATTGTACAAAATGAATTAACAAATCAAAAAAATCATGCTTTGTCTTTGGCTATATTATTTTCTAAGAATCAAAATATCATTAGTTTTTTAGAAAACAATAAACCAAAAGAGTTAAAAAAAGAGCTTTTAAGTTCCCTTGAAAATATAAAAAACTATACAAACATAAATAATATTCAAATTCAAGTTCACACGAAAGATTTAAAAGTTTTTGTACGAAGTTGGGAAGATAAAGATACGGGATTGAGTTTAGAGAGTTTTAGAAAAGGCTTAATAAAAGTAAAAGAAACCCAAGAACCTTTTGTATCAAATGAACTTGGAAAAAGATTTAATATAAAAGCTATTTCGCCTATTTTTAATCAAAAAAATGAATACATAGGAACTCTTGAAATAATTTTAGATTATAGCGATTTAAGAAATAGACTAAAATATATGGGAATTGAAATTATTCCACTTTTGAAAAAAGAGTTTTTGCCAATTGCAACATCTCATCAAGAGGATAATTCTTTACATGATTTTGTGATTATTCAAAATGATTATGATAAAAAGTTTTACGATTTACTTTTGCGAAATAAAAACTATTTAACAAATGAAATTTTTTATTATGAGTATAATAATAGGATAATTACCCAAATTCCTTTAGGAGATATTGATTTAAAAAGTGTTGGAATTTTAATGATTTGTTTTGATAAAAATGAACAAAACTTTAAATATTTACCTAAATATGAATATTTAGGAGAGATAAATAGTAAAGATACAAATTTTAAAAACAACTTTTTAAAAGAGAAAAAAGAGATTATTATAAAGTGA
- a CDS encoding c-type cytochrome: protein MKKIITIATLSLLAVSSLFADEVVKFDKNLIKERNNIGYKYEGPKIEWKAPDESTIPNNQFGDLIKYGKELVSHTYKYIGPEVENKKMRFAGNNLACQSCHLDAGTKAYSAGFVGVFATFPQYRPRENTIGTLADRINGCMERSMNGKSLPLESKEMKAMEAYMYWLSQGIPVGAKVEGSSLAEVNRKMIQTQAADTDKGKVVYDTQCAACHGVNGEGVKNEGKANGYMYPPLWGKDSYNKGAGMYRTLKAMDFIKANMPLGATHENPILTDEEAYNVAAFMNMNGHKRPEKVNREKDFPDAAVKAPDTYIEGKDPIEKQVGPFGPFIKLNK, encoded by the coding sequence ATGAAAAAGATTATAACTATCGCAACATTAAGCCTGTTGGCTGTAAGTTCATTATTTGCAGATGAGGTTGTGAAATTTGATAAAAATCTTATCAAAGAAAGAAATAACATCGGATACAAATATGAAGGACCAAAAATAGAGTGGAAAGCTCCAGATGAAAGCACTATTCCAAATAATCAATTTGGTGATTTAATCAAATATGGAAAAGAGTTAGTATCTCATACTTACAAGTATATAGGACCTGAAGTTGAAAATAAAAAAATGAGATTTGCAGGAAATAACCTTGCATGTCAAAGCTGTCACTTAGATGCTGGGACAAAAGCATATTCGGCTGGATTTGTCGGAGTATTTGCAACTTTTCCACAATATAGACCAAGGGAAAATACTATTGGAACTTTAGCTGATAGAATAAATGGTTGTATGGAAAGAAGTATGAATGGAAAATCTCTTCCATTAGAAAGTAAAGAGATGAAAGCTATGGAAGCATATATGTATTGGTTAAGCCAAGGTATTCCAGTAGGTGCTAAAGTAGAAGGTTCAAGTTTAGCTGAAGTTAATAGAAAAATGATACAAACTCAAGCAGCTGATACAGATAAAGGAAAAGTTGTTTATGATACACAATGTGCAGCTTGTCATGGTGTAAATGGTGAAGGTGTTAAAAATGAAGGTAAAGCAAATGGATATATGTATCCACCACTTTGGGGAAAAGATAGCTATAATAAAGGTGCAGGAATGTACAGAACTTTAAAAGCTATGGATTTTATTAAAGCAAATATGCCTTTAGGTGCAACACATGAGAATCCTATTTTAACAGACGAAGAAGCTTATAATGTTGCAGCTTTTATGAATATGAATGGACATAAAAGACCAGAAAAAGTTAATAGAGAAAAAGATTTTCCAGATGCAGCTGTAAAAGCTCCTGATACTTATATTGAAGGAAAAGACCCAATTGAAAAACAAGTTGGACCATTTGGACCATTTATTAAACTTAATAAATAA